The genomic DNA GGACGAGTGAGACGCATGACGGCACGACCCGCGAACACCCATCAGGCCCGGCTGCTCAGGCTGTTGCGGGACGGTGGGCCCAACTCGCGTGCACAGCTGGGGGATCAGGTCGAACTCTCACGCTCCAAGCTCGCCGTCGAGGTCGACCGGCTGCTGGAGACCGGACTCGTGGTGGCCGACGGACTCGCCGCGTCCCGCGGCGGACGCCGCTCCCACAACATCCGGCTGGCCCCGGCGCTGCGGTTCCTCGGCGTCGACATCGGTGCCACCTCCATCGATGTGGCCGTCACCAACGCCGAGTTGGAGGTACTGGGACACCTCAACCACCCCATGGACGTACGGGAAGGCCCCGTCGCCATCTTCGAACAGGTGCTGGCGCTGGCGGCCAAGCTCCGGGCCTCCGGACTCGCCGAGGGTTTCGACGGCGCGGGCATCGGCGTACCGGGGCCCGTCCGCTTTCCCGAGGGTGTGCCGGTCGCGCCGCCGATCATGCCCGGCTGGGACGGCTTCCCGGTCCGCGAGGCGCTCAGCCAGGAGCTGGGCTGCCCCGTCATGGTCGACAACGACGTGAACCTCATGGCGATGGGGGAGCAGCACGCGGGCGTCGCACGCTCCGTGGGCGACTTCCTCTGCGTCAAGATCGGTACGGGCATCGGCTGCGGCATCGTCGTGGGCGGTGAGGTCTACCGCGGTACGACGGGCAGCGCCGGCGACATAGGGCACATCCAGGTGGAACCGGAGGGCCGCGCCTGCGCCTGCGGCAACCGGGGCTGTCTGGAGGCGCACTTCAGCGGTGCCGCGCTCGCCCGCGACGCCGAGGACGCCGCGCGTGCCGGGCGGTCGCCGGAGCTGGCCGCCCGGCTGGCGGAGACCGGGAGGCTCACCGCCGTCGACGTGGCCGCCGCCGCGGCGGCCGGGGACGCCGCCGCACTCGACCTGATCCGCGAGGGCGGCAACCGGGTCGGCCAGGTCATCGCCGGACTCGTCAGCTTCTTCAACCCCGGTCTGGTGGTGATCGGCGGCGGGGTCACCGGCCTCGGTCACAACCTCCTCGCCAGTGTCCGGACCCAGGTCTACCGGCAGTCCCTGCCGCTGGCCACCGGAAATCTCCCCATCGTGCTCGGTGAACTGGGACCCGCCGCCGGAGTGATCGGCGCGGCCCGGCTCATCAGCGACCATCTGTTCTCACCGGCCTGAAAGCCGTCTCTCCCGCGCCTTCGTCAGCAGCCGTTCGTGGTGCCGCCGACAGTACGGCACCGCCAGCCCTGCGCCCTGTCCGCTCACCGGCCGCACCCGCCGAGGGGATTTGCCATGGCCTCAGAACCACCCCTGCTCACCATGTCCGGCATCACCAAGTCGTTTCCCGGCGTGCGCGCCCTCGACGGCGTCGACCTGGAG from Streptomyces sp. NBC_00654 includes the following:
- a CDS encoding ROK family transcriptional regulator, whose product is MTARPANTHQARLLRLLRDGGPNSRAQLGDQVELSRSKLAVEVDRLLETGLVVADGLAASRGGRRSHNIRLAPALRFLGVDIGATSIDVAVTNAELEVLGHLNHPMDVREGPVAIFEQVLALAAKLRASGLAEGFDGAGIGVPGPVRFPEGVPVAPPIMPGWDGFPVREALSQELGCPVMVDNDVNLMAMGEQHAGVARSVGDFLCVKIGTGIGCGIVVGGEVYRGTTGSAGDIGHIQVEPEGRACACGNRGCLEAHFSGAALARDAEDAARAGRSPELAARLAETGRLTAVDVAAAAAAGDAAALDLIREGGNRVGQVIAGLVSFFNPGLVVIGGGVTGLGHNLLASVRTQVYRQSLPLATGNLPIVLGELGPAAGVIGAARLISDHLFSPA